One genomic segment of Desulfomicrobium sp. ZS1 includes these proteins:
- the fliE gene encoding flagellar hook-basal body complex protein FliE has protein sequence MAVSPLAIKAYSAASELLSNPKSLDAKNNSTKEATQSFAETIEESLAKVNEMQGEKSLMIQDFVSGKNQNVHELMITLQKAGLAMDMTSAVRNKVMQAYQEIMRIQF, from the coding sequence ATGGCGGTATCACCTTTGGCCATCAAGGCCTATTCCGCGGCAAGCGAGCTCTTGAGCAACCCCAAGAGCCTTGACGCCAAAAACAACTCCACCAAGGAAGCAACCCAGTCCTTTGCCGAGACCATCGAAGAGTCCCTGGCCAAGGTCAACGAGATGCAGGGAGAAAAATCGCTCATGATCCAGGATTTTGTCTCGGGCAAAAACCAGAATGTGCATGAGCTCATGATCACCCTGCAAAAAGCCGGACTGGCCATGGACATGACCTCCGCTGTCCGCAACAAGGTCATGCAGGCATACCAGGAAATAATGCGCATCCAGTTCTGA
- the fliF gene encoding flagellar basal-body MS-ring/collar protein FliF has translation MPPFLQNTLAKATDFWTDKSLAQRILLGGLLVSLLIAFFAMIFWMNKVDYRVLYSQLYQDDAASVVSYLQKEKIPYQITDSGTTIMVPGDMVYEARIKLAGEGSLHGQGIGFELFDENNIGQTNFVQGINYQRALQGELSRTISELSEVESARVHLVLPNKSLFVEEQAPPSAAIMLKLKGGRSLGAQQVQAIVNLVSTSVEGMSAEHITLADSRGKILYEPKTDTDIAGLSSTQLEYQTSMQRSLEQRIEQLLLPIVGPGRVIARVNADLDFDRTTIRKEIFDPKSAVVRSEVKNEEESKGSANVDGGTPDPNYQGENDRTASGTAQESVRTSSTTNFDINKEEQQIIAQVGSIKRLSVAVLVDGKYTQQQDGTYAFEPLNAEQMEQIRQLSQRAVGFDDARGDAIEVSSISFGEPVGAEQAPLLDVASRYFQLLGKPLLNTLIILLFLLFVARPVVLALIRPKVDKPTVQTADQLGAAQELMALTEGLNEEDMAAVDAVKRIENAKHLAQQLVEQNMDQAVMIMRQWMTQGEA, from the coding sequence ATGCCCCCCTTTCTGCAAAACACTCTGGCCAAGGCCACGGACTTCTGGACCGACAAATCCCTGGCCCAGCGTATCCTCCTCGGAGGACTGCTGGTCTCGCTCCTGATCGCATTCTTCGCCATGATCTTCTGGATGAACAAGGTCGACTACAGGGTCCTTTACAGTCAGCTCTATCAGGACGACGCGGCCAGCGTGGTAAGTTACCTGCAAAAGGAAAAAATCCCCTACCAAATCACCGATTCCGGGACCACCATCATGGTGCCGGGGGACATGGTCTACGAAGCGCGGATCAAACTGGCCGGCGAAGGCTCCCTGCACGGTCAGGGCATCGGCTTTGAGCTCTTCGACGAGAACAACATCGGGCAAACCAACTTCGTGCAAGGCATAAACTATCAGCGCGCGCTTCAGGGCGAGTTGTCCCGCACCATCTCCGAGCTGTCCGAGGTGGAAAGCGCCCGCGTGCATCTGGTGCTGCCCAACAAGAGTCTCTTCGTCGAGGAGCAGGCCCCGCCCTCCGCGGCCATCATGCTCAAGCTCAAGGGCGGGCGCAGCCTTGGAGCGCAGCAGGTGCAAGCCATCGTCAACCTCGTCTCCACCAGCGTCGAAGGCATGAGCGCCGAACACATCACCCTCGCCGACAGCCGGGGCAAGATCCTCTATGAGCCCAAAACGGACACGGACATCGCAGGCCTGAGTTCGACCCAGCTTGAATACCAGACCAGCATGCAGCGTAGCCTGGAGCAACGCATCGAGCAGCTCCTGCTGCCCATTGTCGGCCCCGGAAGGGTCATCGCCCGGGTCAATGCCGACCTCGACTTCGATCGCACAACTATCCGCAAGGAAATTTTCGATCCCAAATCCGCCGTGGTCAGGAGCGAGGTCAAGAACGAAGAGGAAAGCAAGGGCTCAGCCAATGTCGACGGCGGCACGCCCGACCCCAATTACCAGGGCGAGAACGACCGCACGGCGTCCGGCACTGCGCAGGAAAGCGTCCGCACCTCTTCCACCACGAATTTCGACATCAACAAGGAAGAACAGCAGATCATCGCCCAGGTCGGAAGCATCAAGCGTTTAAGCGTTGCCGTTCTCGTCGACGGCAAGTACACGCAGCAACAGGACGGCACGTACGCCTTTGAGCCTCTGAACGCCGAGCAGATGGAACAGATCCGGCAGCTCAGCCAGAGAGCCGTCGGCTTTGACGACGCACGCGGCGACGCCATCGAGGTCTCCTCGATCTCGTTTGGCGAGCCTGTCGGAGCCGAACAGGCCCCGCTTTTGGATGTTGCCTCGCGCTATTTCCAGCTGCTGGGCAAACCGCTCCTCAACACGCTCATCATCCTCCTGTTCCTGCTCTTTGTGGCTCGCCCCGTCGTGCTGGCCCTGATCCGCCCGAAAGTCGACAAGCCCACGGTGCAGACCGCCGACCAGCTTGGCGCGGCCCAGGAGCTCATGGCCCTGACCGAAGGATTGAACGAAGAGGACATGGCGGCCGTGGACGCGGTCAAGCGCATCGAAAACGCCAAGCACCTCGCACAGCAGCTTGTCGAACAGAACATGGATCAGGCCGTCATGATCATGCGCCAATGGATGACTCAGGGAGAAGCATAA
- the fliG gene encoding flagellar motor switch protein FliG codes for MAAPTGKLTGPQKTAILILALGDAFASEVFKKFERAEITAVSRAMAKLDSVSKEQAEDVLKEFNQAMTIGKEMLYGGPEQVRKMISSNLDSDTARYILDELDFDSGPVPFKELGNVSPKILAQILRNEHPQTLALILGHLPPDNAGNLLQNMAPGVRAEVLIRLAKLEAVAEEMLVEVDRVLQSQLIAIGGKEGRKVGGVNSVAEILNAIDRATEEEIMADIEEESAQLAEEIKQLMFVFEDITKIDDRGIREVLKEISNEDLTMSLKTAPEELREKFFKNLSERAGNMIREDLEIMGPVKLSEVEAAQQNIVKQVRRLEAEGRIVIAGSGGEVLV; via the coding sequence GTGGCTGCACCTACTGGAAAACTGACCGGCCCGCAGAAAACGGCCATTCTCATTCTTGCCCTTGGCGACGCCTTCGCCTCCGAGGTCTTCAAGAAATTCGAACGCGCCGAGATTACGGCCGTGTCCCGGGCCATGGCCAAACTGGACTCGGTGAGCAAGGAGCAGGCCGAGGATGTCCTGAAGGAATTCAACCAGGCCATGACCATCGGCAAGGAGATGCTCTATGGCGGGCCCGAACAGGTCCGCAAGATGATCTCCTCCAATCTTGATTCCGACACGGCGCGCTACATCCTGGACGAGCTCGATTTCGATTCCGGGCCCGTGCCTTTCAAGGAACTCGGCAACGTCAGCCCCAAGATCCTGGCCCAAATCCTGCGCAACGAACATCCCCAGACCCTGGCGCTGATTCTCGGCCATCTTCCGCCGGACAACGCAGGAAATCTTCTTCAGAACATGGCCCCAGGCGTCCGGGCCGAGGTGCTCATCCGCCTGGCCAAGCTCGAAGCCGTAGCCGAGGAAATGCTGGTCGAGGTCGACCGGGTCCTGCAGAGCCAGCTCATCGCCATCGGCGGCAAGGAAGGCCGCAAGGTCGGCGGCGTCAATTCCGTGGCGGAAATCTTGAACGCCATCGACCGGGCCACGGAAGAAGAGATCATGGCCGACATCGAGGAAGAAAGCGCGCAGTTGGCCGAAGAGATCAAGCAGCTCATGTTCGTCTTCGAGGACATCACCAAGATCGACGACCGCGGCATCCGCGAAGTCCTCAAAGAAATCAGCAACGAAGACCTGACCATGTCCCTGAAGACGGCCCCCGAGGAGCTTCGCGAGAAGTTCTTCAAGAACCTGTCCGAGCGCGCAGGCAACATGATCCGCGAGGATCTGGAGATCATGGGACCGGTCAAGCTGTCCGAAGTGGAAGCCGCGCAGCAGAACATCGTCAAGCAGGTACGGCGACTGGAGGCCGAGGGCCGCATCGTCATCGCCGGCAGCGGAGGCGAAGTCCTTGTCTGA
- a CDS encoding FliH/SctL family protein: MSDNAPHSCRVIYGLHSRDGVGLNRPPTLTWNTETEDHYMEQVRQRAQQMAKEILAQALAEAEQIRARAEAEGFAAGQSKANALAQAETAKVCTFMDTIQAALVTEKERIYAEHKQSLFQILRLAFEKTLGVMLDDQREQVLGTLFEEAVSQLQTRTCITVHVCREDLDLAKSLADQTREKHSDLPEIRICASAELAPGGVRIESGDGLVDNSITARFEQVRAILDGYAENS, translated from the coding sequence TTGTCTGATAACGCGCCACACTCCTGCAGGGTCATTTATGGCCTGCACAGCCGCGACGGCGTCGGTTTGAACCGCCCGCCCACCCTGACCTGGAACACGGAGACCGAGGACCACTATATGGAACAGGTACGCCAGCGCGCCCAGCAAATGGCCAAGGAAATTCTGGCCCAGGCTCTGGCTGAAGCCGAACAGATCCGCGCCCGCGCCGAGGCTGAAGGCTTTGCCGCCGGACAAAGTAAAGCCAACGCCCTGGCGCAGGCGGAAACCGCGAAGGTCTGCACCTTCATGGACACGATTCAGGCCGCGCTGGTCACTGAAAAGGAACGCATCTACGCCGAGCACAAACAAAGCCTTTTTCAGATTTTGCGCCTTGCATTTGAAAAAACCCTGGGTGTTATGCTTGATGATCAGCGCGAACAGGTCCTTGGTACCCTCTTCGAGGAAGCCGTTTCGCAACTGCAGACCAGAACCTGCATAACCGTGCATGTCTGCCGGGAGGACCTTGATCTGGCCAAATCCCTGGCCGACCAGACGCGGGAGAAACACTCCGATCTCCCGGAAATTCGCATCTGCGCCAGTGCTGAACTCGCACCAGGCGGAGTCCGCATCGAAAGCGGCGACGGCCTGGTGGACAATTCCATTACCGCCCGCTTTGAACAGGTCCGCGCCATTCTCGATGGATACGCGGAAAACTCATGA
- a CDS encoding FliI/YscN family ATPase, translating into MTADLDGTLHLLASLQPAQAYGKVTKVVGLVAEGRGIKAPLGSVCQLLPDDTGKQVINAEVVGFRDDVMLLMPYGEMRGIRPGSLIRNTSTPPVFPVGNRYLGQAVDAFGQSLDPEKSIFPARYNPLHADPPNPLTRPRITEPLDVGVRAVNGLLTLGKGQRVGIMAGSGVGKSTLMGMFARYTSAEVNVIGLIGERGREVVDFIEKDLGPEGLAKSVLIVATSDQGPLVRMRAAYAATAMAEFFRDEGKDVLLMMDSVTRFAMAAREVGLAAGEPPTTRGYTPTVFSHLPRLLERAGRSSKGSITGIYTVLVEGDDFNEPVADAVRSILDGHIVLTRDLADQGHYPSIDVLKSVSRLAPDVTPAPVIAAGRDLVRMMATFQRVEDMVNIGAYAAGSNPEIDQALNMVHPIRAFLQQSVEERSTLDQAFEDLKKLTGRNLPKSVRPRA; encoded by the coding sequence ATGACCGCTGACCTGGATGGCACCCTGCATCTGCTGGCCAGCCTGCAGCCGGCGCAAGCCTACGGCAAGGTGACCAAGGTCGTAGGGCTTGTGGCCGAGGGACGGGGCATCAAGGCCCCGCTCGGCTCTGTTTGCCAGCTTCTGCCCGATGATACCGGCAAACAGGTCATCAACGCCGAAGTGGTCGGTTTCCGTGACGACGTCATGCTGCTCATGCCCTACGGCGAAATGCGCGGCATCCGTCCCGGGAGTCTCATCCGCAACACCAGCACTCCGCCTGTTTTCCCGGTCGGCAATCGCTACCTCGGGCAGGCAGTGGACGCTTTTGGGCAATCCCTTGATCCGGAAAAATCCATTTTTCCGGCCCGCTACAACCCGCTCCACGCCGACCCGCCAAACCCATTGACCAGACCGCGCATCACCGAACCCCTCGATGTCGGCGTGCGGGCCGTGAACGGCCTTTTGACCCTGGGCAAGGGACAGCGCGTCGGAATCATGGCCGGTTCGGGGGTCGGCAAAAGCACCCTCATGGGCATGTTTGCCCGCTATACGTCGGCCGAAGTCAACGTCATCGGACTTATTGGCGAACGTGGCCGTGAAGTCGTGGATTTCATCGAAAAGGACCTGGGACCGGAAGGTTTGGCCAAATCCGTGCTCATCGTGGCCACCTCGGATCAGGGCCCGCTGGTCCGAATGCGCGCGGCCTATGCGGCCACGGCCATGGCGGAATTTTTTCGTGACGAGGGCAAAGACGTGCTCCTCATGATGGACTCGGTGACCCGCTTCGCCATGGCGGCCCGCGAGGTCGGCCTCGCGGCCGGCGAACCGCCCACCACCCGGGGATACACCCCGACGGTCTTCTCGCACCTGCCGCGCCTGCTCGAACGCGCCGGACGCTCGTCCAAAGGGAGCATCACCGGCATTTACACCGTGCTGGTGGAAGGCGACGACTTCAACGAACCCGTGGCCGACGCGGTCCGCTCCATCCTCGACGGTCACATCGTGCTGACGCGAGACCTGGCCGACCAGGGGCACTACCCCTCCATCGACGTGTTAAAAAGCGTCAGCCGACTGGCGCCCGACGTCACCCCAGCGCCCGTCATCGCCGCCGGGCGGGATCTGGTCCGCATGATGGCCACTTTTCAGCGGGTCGAGGACATGGTCAACATCGGGGCCTACGCGGCCGGTTCGAATCCGGAAATCGACCAGGCCCTGAACATGGTCCATCCTATCCGCGCCTTCCTGCAGCAGAGCGTCGAAGAACGCTCCACCCTGGATCAGGCCTTTGAGGATCTTAAAAAGCTCACGGGCAGAAATCTTCCCAAATCCGTCAGACCCCGCGCTTAA
- a CDS encoding GspE/PulE family protein: MDNFNTRRILYSLTYLLEVLTAAGEISAAQAKIIMDHAVKNAIDVEGPDGIDDLIRFNIRKPSSEAGHPESRITEDVILKAVAWREGLEFRRVDPFDLDLEVTTKTISESFARMNTLVPIMIRDGELELAVFNPFRPELWQDMERVSDLPYKVFLSTRQDINRLIDDYYQFRTAIQAAQIEFMDSSEIGNLEARVKVSEKSDPESHRHIIKAVDYLLRSALRERASDIHIEPKRDFALIRFRIDGILHDLHRLPMTVHLAMINRLKGMSRLDISEKRRPQDGRVQLVLAGVPTDVRVSTIPVAFGEKMVLRLLSSDSTLKNLEELGMGPDHYATYSTFLNKTYGLILVTGPTGSGKSTTLYSTLKVLANPQVNVVTLEDPIEMVVDDFNQIGVQTKIGVTFGQMLRHILRQDPDIIMIGEMRDRETAEQAMQSALTGHIVFSTLHTNDASAALTRLLDLGLDAYLINAAVIGCIAQRLVRNICPHCKVQYKPDYEEIKALGLDSYIQPEQPLWKGRGCDHCRQTGYYGRTGIFEILPYDTEVKDAIRKNIDLGDLRAMVRKKGVRSLFDDGMARVVQGVTTVEEVLRVAGGSVD; encoded by the coding sequence ATGGATAATTTCAACACCAGGCGAATACTCTACTCTTTAACGTACCTGCTGGAAGTTTTGACCGCTGCGGGCGAGATAAGCGCGGCGCAAGCCAAGATCATCATGGACCACGCCGTCAAGAACGCGATCGATGTGGAAGGGCCGGACGGAATTGACGACCTGATCCGTTTCAACATCCGCAAGCCGTCCAGTGAGGCCGGGCATCCGGAATCGCGCATCACGGAGGATGTCATCCTCAAAGCCGTCGCCTGGCGGGAGGGGCTTGAATTTCGCAGGGTTGACCCCTTTGACCTGGATCTGGAGGTGACCACCAAGACCATCTCCGAGAGCTTCGCCCGCATGAATACCCTGGTTCCGATTATGATCCGCGATGGCGAGCTGGAGCTGGCCGTCTTCAATCCCTTCCGCCCGGAGCTGTGGCAGGACATGGAGCGGGTCAGCGACCTGCCCTACAAGGTTTTTCTGAGCACCCGGCAGGACATAAACCGCCTCATTGACGACTATTATCAGTTTCGCACAGCCATCCAGGCCGCGCAGATCGAGTTCATGGACTCCAGCGAGATCGGCAATCTCGAAGCGCGGGTCAAGGTCTCGGAAAAATCCGATCCCGAATCGCATCGGCACATCATCAAGGCTGTGGATTATCTGTTGCGCTCGGCCCTGCGAGAGCGCGCCAGCGACATTCACATCGAGCCCAAAAGGGATTTTGCGCTGATCCGGTTTCGTATCGACGGCATCCTGCACGACCTGCACCGCCTGCCCATGACCGTGCATCTGGCCATGATAAACCGTTTGAAGGGGATGAGCCGGCTCGATATCTCCGAGAAGCGCAGGCCCCAGGACGGACGCGTGCAGCTGGTTTTGGCGGGAGTGCCGACGGACGTGCGCGTTTCGACCATTCCCGTGGCCTTTGGCGAGAAGATGGTGCTGCGGCTCCTTTCCAGCGACAGCACGCTCAAGAATCTCGAAGAGCTGGGCATGGGCCCTGACCATTATGCGACCTACAGCACGTTTCTGAATAAGACGTATGGGCTGATTCTTGTCACCGGCCCCACGGGGAGCGGCAAATCGACCACGCTGTATTCGACCCTGAAGGTGCTGGCCAATCCGCAGGTCAACGTGGTCACGCTCGAAGATCCCATCGAGATGGTGGTGGATGATTTCAACCAGATCGGCGTGCAGACGAAAATCGGGGTGACTTTCGGGCAGATGCTGCGTCACATCCTGCGTCAGGACCCCGACATCATCATGATCGGCGAGATGCGCGACCGGGAGACCGCCGAGCAGGCCATGCAATCGGCCCTGACCGGGCATATCGTCTTCTCGACCCTGCACACCAACGACGCCAGCGCGGCCCTGACCCGCCTGCTCGATCTGGGGCTTGACGCGTATCTCATCAATGCGGCCGTCATCGGCTGCATCGCCCAGCGCCTGGTGCGCAACATCTGCCCGCACTGCAAGGTGCAGTACAAGCCCGATTACGAGGAGATAAAGGCCCTGGGGCTGGACAGCTACATCCAGCCGGAACAGCCGTTGTGGAAGGGCCGCGGGTGCGACCACTGCCGCCAGACGGGGTATTACGGACGAACCGGCATCTTTGAGATCCTGCCCTATGACACGGAGGTCAAGGATGCCATCCGCAAGAACATCGACCTGGGCGATCTGCGTGCAATGGTGCGTAAAAAAGGAGTCCGGTCCCTGTTCGACGACGGCATGGCCAGGGTCGTGCAAGGTGTGACCACGGTGGAAGAGGTTCTGCGCGTGGCAGGAGGTTCCGTCGATTAA
- the rfaE2 gene encoding D-glycero-beta-D-manno-heptose 1-phosphate adenylyltransferase: MNTEQKITSPEQIERPGDGGKVVFTNGCFDILHPGHVDYLERARSMGACLVVGLNSDASVRRLKGALRPINDQQSRARVLAALACVDFVILFEEDTPLELIKKVRPDVLVKGGDWSVDRIVGRDVVEAAGGTVCSIPLLTGYSTTGTVERIVAMHGSVGNG, translated from the coding sequence ATGAATACCGAGCAAAAAATTACATCACCAGAGCAAATTGAAAGACCCGGCGACGGCGGCAAGGTCGTCTTCACCAACGGATGCTTCGACATCCTCCATCCGGGCCATGTGGACTATCTGGAGCGGGCCAGGAGCATGGGCGCCTGTCTGGTCGTCGGCCTCAACAGCGACGCTTCGGTCAGGCGGCTGAAGGGAGCGTTGCGGCCAATCAACGACCAGCAGAGCAGGGCGCGGGTCCTGGCGGCCCTGGCCTGCGTGGATTTCGTCATACTTTTTGAAGAGGATACGCCTCTTGAACTTATCAAAAAAGTGCGACCCGACGTGCTGGTCAAGGGCGGGGACTGGAGCGTGGACCGGATAGTCGGCAGGGATGTGGTGGAAGCGGCGGGAGGCACGGTCTGTTCCATTCCGCTTCTGACCGGATATTCCACCACGGGAACAGTGGAACGTATTGTGGCAATGCACGGGAGCGTGGGAAATGGATAA
- the coaBC gene encoding bifunctional phosphopantothenoylcysteine decarboxylase/phosphopantothenate--cysteine ligase CoaBC: MIPAHYQFDTFHGKRIHLGVTGSIAAYKALDLTRAFLHLHLQVGVTLTESARKFVTELSFRALGADPLYTDMFTGGADFDHLEPSVADAFLVVPATANIIAKMSCGIADDLLSCQLLAYAGPVLVAPAMNPRMWSAPATRHNWSVLGERGITRIEPECGNVACGDTGQGRLAALDEIFIHTLAALSPQDLRGKKIMLTLGPTREYFDKARFWSNPSSGIMGASLAIAAALRGAEVTAITGPVDIALPSMIKRVPVVTARDMFEAAKDIFPSQDIGCFTAAVADFRPPSCPTGKYKKIGGPLSLTFDSNPDILATLSTTKKTWQQTIGFAAESQDLEHNAALKLRKKNLDLLIANPIDEAGAGFAAATNRVLVMDRHGRQEAWPQLPKTEIAWRIWDWISMNTP, encoded by the coding sequence GTGATCCCCGCGCACTACCAGTTTGACACGTTTCACGGGAAACGTATTCACCTTGGAGTCACCGGCTCCATTGCAGCGTACAAGGCTCTGGATCTGACCAGGGCCTTTTTGCATTTGCATCTGCAAGTCGGCGTGACCCTGACGGAATCGGCTCGCAAGTTTGTAACCGAACTCTCCTTCAGGGCTCTCGGAGCCGACCCGCTCTACACCGACATGTTTACCGGAGGCGCAGATTTCGACCATCTTGAGCCTTCCGTAGCCGATGCTTTTCTGGTTGTTCCAGCCACTGCGAACATCATCGCAAAAATGTCGTGCGGCATCGCAGACGACCTGCTCAGCTGCCAGCTTCTGGCTTACGCCGGCCCGGTACTGGTGGCTCCGGCCATGAACCCGCGCATGTGGAGCGCGCCGGCAACCCGTCACAACTGGTCCGTGCTGGGTGAGCGCGGCATCACGCGCATTGAACCCGAGTGCGGCAACGTGGCCTGCGGTGACACCGGCCAAGGCAGGCTTGCCGCTTTGGATGAAATCTTCATTCACACTCTGGCCGCGCTTTCTCCTCAAGATCTGCGCGGCAAAAAAATCATGCTCACTCTCGGACCCACCCGGGAATACTTCGACAAGGCCCGCTTCTGGTCCAATCCTTCAAGCGGAATAATGGGCGCGAGCCTGGCTATCGCTGCGGCTCTGCGCGGTGCTGAAGTCACCGCCATCACCGGCCCGGTGGATATCGCCCTGCCGTCCATGATCAAACGAGTCCCGGTGGTCACGGCCCGTGACATGTTTGAAGCCGCCAAGGACATTTTCCCATCTCAGGACATCGGCTGTTTTACAGCCGCAGTGGCTGATTTTCGCCCCCCGTCCTGCCCCACGGGCAAATACAAAAAAATCGGGGGCCCCCTGAGCCTGACCTTCGATTCAAACCCGGACATCCTTGCGACCTTAAGCACCACCAAAAAAACTTGGCAGCAAACCATTGGTTTTGCTGCTGAATCTCAGGATCTCGAACACAATGCGGCGCTCAAATTGCGCAAAAAAAATCTTGATCTGCTCATCGCCAATCCCATAGACGAAGCCGGTGCCGGCTTTGCCGCAGCCACCAACAGAGTTTTGGTCATGGACCGCCACGGTAGACAAGAAGCTTGGCCGCAACTGCCCAAAACGGAAATCGCCTGGAGGATCTGGGATTGGATCTCAATGAACACACCCTGA
- a CDS encoding NAD-dependent epimerase: MKILITGAAGFIGFHLARRFLATGTSVFGLDNLNDYYSVELKKDRLKLLQQDTNFHFEPIDLADAAALDAYFKAHKFTHVVNLAAQAGVRYSLLNPKSYIDSNIVGFANLLECCRHNDTKHLVYASSSSVYGLNTSMPFSVHDNVDHPVSLYAASKKSNELMAHTYSYLYKLPTTGLRFFTVYGPWGRPDMALYLFTKAICENKPINVFNHGKMRRDFTYIDDIVEGVFRIVSHVPTGNPDWDGKSPDPSTSPAPYKLYNIGNNNTVELEQFITVLENALCRKAVRNYMDIQPGDVPATYANIDDLIKDVGFKPSTSIEEGIEKFIAWYKDYYRP, from the coding sequence ATGAAAATTCTTATCACTGGTGCGGCGGGATTTATCGGTTTTCACCTCGCGAGGCGCTTTCTCGCCACCGGAACCTCCGTATTCGGCCTCGACAATCTCAATGATTACTATTCGGTTGAATTGAAAAAAGACCGTCTGAAGCTGCTGCAGCAGGACACGAATTTTCATTTCGAACCCATCGACCTGGCCGATGCCGCCGCGCTGGATGCTTATTTCAAGGCCCATAAATTCACTCACGTTGTCAATCTCGCGGCCCAGGCGGGGGTCCGCTACTCACTCTTGAATCCAAAATCCTACATTGATTCCAACATAGTAGGCTTTGCCAACCTTCTGGAATGCTGCCGCCACAACGACACGAAGCATCTGGTTTACGCATCGTCGAGTTCTGTCTACGGACTGAACACATCCATGCCCTTTTCGGTTCACGACAATGTGGACCACCCGGTGAGCCTGTACGCCGCCAGCAAAAAATCAAACGAACTCATGGCGCACACATATTCATACCTGTACAAACTACCCACAACGGGCCTGCGCTTCTTTACGGTTTACGGCCCCTGGGGGCGCCCCGACATGGCCCTCTACCTCTTCACCAAGGCCATCTGCGAAAATAAGCCGATCAATGTCTTTAATCATGGCAAAATGCGCCGGGACTTCACCTACATCGACGACATCGTTGAAGGCGTGTTCCGCATTGTGAGCCATGTGCCCACCGGAAACCCGGACTGGGATGGCAAGAGCCCCGATCCGAGCACGTCTCCTGCGCCCTACAAGCTCTACAATATCGGCAACAACAACACTGTCGAGCTTGAGCAGTTCATCACCGTGCTCGAAAATGCCCTTTGCCGGAAAGCCGTGCGCAATTACATGGATATTCAGCCCGGAGATGTGCCCGCGACCTACGCCAACATCGATGACCTGATCAAGGACGTGGGATTCAAGCCCTCCACAAGCATTGAAGAAGGAATAGAAAAATTCATCGCCTGGTACAAAGATTATTACCGTCCGTAG
- a CDS encoding ParA family protein: MAQTIVLANQKGGVGKTTTTVNLAASLAAMEQRVLVIDCDPQANASSGLGVDVSHVKKSIYQALFSPAEARTAIVDSDMEFLKILPSTPDLVGAEIELGEEKDREFILRSIVDVLSPEYDYILIDCPPSLGLITINALCAAKWLLVPLQCEYYALEGIAQLMKTYALVKERLNPELNILGILLTMFDKRNKLSFMVEREVRDHFKELVFTTSIPRNVRLSEAPSHGLPAILYDIRSMGTQSYIALAQELIDKKVGQPQAQEA; this comes from the coding sequence TTGGCGCAGACAATCGTTTTGGCAAATCAGAAGGGAGGGGTGGGCAAAACCACCACCACCGTCAACCTGGCGGCATCATTGGCGGCAATGGAACAGCGGGTGCTCGTTATTGATTGTGATCCGCAGGCCAACGCCTCAAGCGGGCTTGGCGTTGACGTGAGTCACGTGAAGAAATCGATCTATCAGGCGCTCTTTTCTCCGGCAGAGGCCAGGACGGCCATTGTGGATTCGGACATGGAATTCCTGAAAATTCTGCCCTCCACGCCAGATCTGGTGGGAGCAGAGATAGAACTGGGCGAAGAAAAAGACAGGGAATTCATCCTACGAAGCATCGTGGACGTGCTGAGCCCGGAATACGATTACATCCTCATCGACTGCCCCCCTTCGCTGGGACTCATCACCATCAACGCGCTGTGCGCGGCCAAGTGGCTGCTCGTCCCTTTGCAGTGCGAATACTATGCCCTGGAAGGAATCGCTCAGCTCATGAAAACTTACGCGCTGGTCAAGGAAAGACTGAACCCGGAGCTGAACATTCTGGGAATCCTTCTGACCATGTTCGACAAACGCAACAAGCTCTCATTCATGGTCGAACGCGAGGTACGCGACCATTTCAAAGAGCTTGTGTTCACAACTTCAATCCCGAGAAACGTGCGCCTGTCCGAGGCGCCAAGCCATGGCCTGCCGGCCATACTTTACGATATCAGGTCCATGGGAACTCAGTCCTACATAGCGCTGGCCCAGGAACTGATCGACAAGAAGGTGGGTCAACCGCAGGCACAGGAGGCCTGA